Within the Streptomyces sp. R41 genome, the region GAGCAATCTTGATCGCGAGGCGGTTCCCGCCCTGTGCGGTGGCCGCGGCTTCGTGGTGGCCGAGCCGGTGCGCGAACTCCTCAGCCCCCGCCGGGTCAAGCTCGGCGAGTCCACCGAAGTCCGCCGTCTGCTGCCCAACCTGGGCCGTCGCATGGTCGGCGCGTGGTGCTTCGTCGATCACTATGGGCCCGACGACATCGCCGACGAGCCCGGCATGCAGGTCCCGCCACACCCGCACATGGGCCTGCAGACCGTCAGCTGGCTGCACGAGGGCGAGGTGCTGCACCGCGACTCCACGGGCAGCCTCCAGACGATCCGCCCGCGTGAGCTGGGCCTCATGACCTCGGGCCGGGCCATCAGCCACTCCGAGGAGAGCCCCAAGTCGCACGCCCGCTTCCTGCACGGCGCGCAGCTCTGGGTCGCCCTCCCGGACGGCCACCGCCACACCGACCCGCACTTCGAGCACCACGCCGAACTGCCCGTCGTCACGGCTCCCGGCCTCCAGGCCACGCTCATCCTGGGCACCGTCGACGGCACCACCTCGCCCGGCACGACGTACACCCCGATCGTCGGCGCCGACCTGGCCCTGGCGAGCGGCACCGACGTACGACTGCCGCTGGAGCCCGACTTCGAGTACGCCGTCCTGTCCATGTCCGGCGAGGCCCACGTCGACGGCGTACCGGTACTCCCCGGCTCGATGCTCTACCTCGGCTGCGGCCGCACCGAACTCCCCCTGCGCGCCGAGTCGGACGCGGCCCTCATGCTCCTGGGCGGCGAACCCTTCGAGGAGGAGCTGATCATGTGGTGGAACTTCATCGGGCGGTCCAACGAGGATATCGCACAGGCCCGTTCGGACTGGATGGCAGGCTCCCGGTTCGGCGAGGTGGTGGGGTACGACGGCGCTCCACTGCCCGCTCCTGAACTCCCGCCTGTACCGCTGAAACCGCGCGGAAGGGTGCGCTGACCTGGGGTTCCGGCTCTAGTGCAGGCCTCCCGCGGGACGCGGCTGTCCCCGCTCGACACCCCGTTTTCCCGCGGGGCCTATCGTTCCTGAGAAGCCCATCCGCGGACAGCCTTACGTTCTCATGTCTGGCCAACTCTAGGCGGGTTTAGTCAGCCTAATGCTGACCCAATGCTGACTCTCCTGACGGGGTATCAGCACCATTGCGTTGGTGTCGCAGCTGTTGGAGCGCCCGCCCGGAGCTGCCGCTCGCCTGTCGGCAAGGCCGATGCTGACTTCCGTGACTTGTGCTGGGGCAAGGCGCCACCAAGCGCCTGGGCGACGAAGGGGAGGAGTACTCCGTGACGAGGGGGCTTCTGTGGGAATCCCCCAATGCCCCGGCGTGCCGCTGCTGCCGTACTCACTCCTTGGGCGGACCGCCATGGGGAGGGTGTGGCTGCAGCGACGGGTCTCGGGCGCCGCTTGTCGGCAAGCCAGGCTCTGCTTCAGAACAGGTGAACGGCAGCCAGAAGGTTCTTGGTCTGCTGGTGGTACAGCCCTTGCACGCCCCTGACCAGTGCGAATGCCAGCTTTCAAGCAGGGAGGGCTGGCTCTGGCCCGTATATGGTCCGGATCTTGATCGTGAACTGGGCGAGGTCGGAGGCGGAAAAGGGCTCGCTCTGGATCAGGCGGGATGCGCGAAGCCAGTGGGCCAACTAGATCTTCTTGGCGTCGCCGCCCAAGTGGTGCTGACCTGACCCTATGAGGGCTGGGGCTTCCCCTTGTGGTGCGTTCGGAGCACCCTTTCCGTGGGGAGCCGAGTCCGGGTCAGGAGGCCCGCGATGCAGGCTTACGTCGGAATCGATGTGCATCGTCGCCGATCGCAGATCGCCGTGATGGACGAGAGTGGCCGGACGGCGGTGAACCGGAACGTGCCCAACGGGCGCGAGACGGCACGCTCGTGGCCGGCTATGCAGTCGAATGGTCCCGAGCGGGGCGGTGCCTTTCTTGGCCGGCGATGTGCTGATGGGCACGCACCGGCGCGGAGTCCATGGACACATCCCGGTCGATCCGGCCGGCGGCGCCCTCAGCTCCATCCGCCGACCAGCGACGATGGCGCCTGTAGACCGTCTCCCACGGCCCGAACCGCTCGGAAGATTCCTCCACTGCAGCCCCGTACGGACCCGGTACACCACCCCGTTGATCACCCGTCGGTGATCGCTCCACCGGCCCCCACGCGCACCACCACGAGGTAAGAACGACTTCAGCCGATCCCACTCCGCGTTCGTCAGGTCTCCGTGTCCCATGTAGCCAGCCTGCCCTCAACACCCCCGTTCACGGAGGTAGACCCGGGAAACAGCGCCTAGGACCAGCTGGATTGGGCGGCAGGTCATGACTGTCGTCGTCGTGCTGGTGGCGAGCGAGGAGGACGTGGAGTCAGTGCGCCGGTGGGTGCGGCTGTCGTGTACGGAGCAGGGCATCCATTTGCCCGCGCTGGCCAAGATCGCGCGGCTGAGCGGGCCTACCGGATCAACCGTGCCTCGGTCCACCCCAGCCTGCCCGGCGAGCGGTTTGTGAACCGCGACAGGATCGCCCACACGTTCCAGGTCGACACCAATGAAGCCGCAGCCGCAGTGCGCCGGCTGGTGGTCGAAGGGCTATTCGCCGGGGCCGCGCGGGCAGTACGTGAACGAGTACAGCGCCGAGCAGCATTACCGGCGCATCCATTGAGCCCCGTGCTCTGAAGTCCTCGACCGTATCCGGGAAACCGTGTGATTTCGCGGGACTAGACTCGTCGAGATGATGTATCAGGATCTTCTGTGCCGGATCCAGTGACGCGTGGGCACGAAGCGCCGAAGGATGTAGGGAGGCCCGGCACCATTGTTGGGTAGGTGGTGGGGCCGTCCACGGCGACAGCAGTCGCTGCCCCTGGAGGGCATGCCTATGGCGACCGGTGCTCGCTCCGTGGTGGCAGCAGGGGACATCGGTCTGGTCGTCACGGGCGACGGCAATCAGTTCCAGTTTGTCGCCTCCCCACAGCGCGTCGCGACGTCCAACTACCGCTACCAAGTGGAGTCCCTGGCAGCCGCCGAGTTTCGCGGACGGTCTCAAGAGCTGGCGCTGATGGCGGAGTTCTGCACCGCGCGGGAAGACGCCGACAGTGCCGAGGGCGCTTACTGGAGGTGGCTCGCCCCCGCATGGGCCGGAAAGACGGCTCTCATGGCCCAGTTCGTGATGGAGCCCCCTGCCGGGGTCGACGTCGTGTCCTTCTTCATCACATCGCGCTTGAACCGGCAAAACGACCGTGAGGCGTACTGCGAGGTGGTGCACCGGCAGTTCTACGCGCTGCTGGGTGAGGAGGAACCAGCGGTCACCGAGCACACGCGCGAGGAGAGCCTGCTCGCCGCGATGGACCGGACCGCAGCCGTGTGTGAGAGTCGGGGCCGACGACTGGTGCTCGTCGTCGACGGTCTGGACGAGGACTGTGGGGTGCTCGCGGGCCCCGGAAGCCACAGCATCGCCGCGCTACTGCCGCGCTCGCCCAGGCACGGAATGCGGGTAGTGGTGGCCGGGCGGCCGCATCCTCCCGTACCGGACGACGTGGCCCACGCGCACCCGCTGAGACGCGGCGCCATCGACCGGTGGCTGGCACCATCGCCGTACGCGGAAGTCGTGCGCCGGGAGGCGGAGGACAGCCTCATGCGGATGCTGCAGGCCGGTGGCCTCGCACGGCAACTGCTCGGACTGGTGACCGCGGCCGGTGGTGGCCTGACGGCGGCGGACCTCGCCCGCCTTGCAGATACCCGTCCCCGGCTGGTCGAAAAGGAGCTAAGTACCGTTACCGGGCGGGCCTTCCGCGTCCGCACGCCGCACTGGTCCCCCCAGGACGCCGACGCGTCCGCATCAGGCGTCTACGTCCTGGCCCATGAGGAGATCCGGCGCAGCGCGGTCGAACTGCTCACAGACGAGGAGCTGGCGGCGAACCGGGAGCGGCTGCATGAGTGGGCGGACGACTACCAAGCGCGGCGCTGGCCGCCCCGCACACCGGAGTATCTGCTCCGCGGCTACGGTCAACTGCTGCGGGCACAGGGCGATACACGGCGCCTTGTCCGTCTGGCCGGTGACGCTCACCGTCACGCGCGACTGTGGCAGCGGTCCGGTTCCGATCTGGACGGGCTGGACGAGCTGTCCACGGCGTTCGAGGGCCTGGTGGCCGGGGGCGGCGGAGATCCTGCCGAGGTTGCTGACGCATTCGTGCTCGCTGTGCGGCGCGACGCCCTGCTTTCGCGCAGCGATAGTCTCCCGGACGCCTTGATCGCGGTGTGGGCGGGTCTGGGGCAGGTGCGGCGCGCTGTCAGCCTGGCTCGAGCCCGGCAGAGTGAAGTGGCCTGTCTGAGAGCCCTTGTGGAAGTTGTGCGGGTGCTGGTCGCGAAGGGTGAGCTACAGCGGGCGACGGAAGTGGCCGACGAGGCAGCCCAACTGGCTGATGCCGTAGCCGGACAGGGGCGTAGGGAGGCCGTGACGTACGCGGTGGTCATGCTGGCCGTAGTCGGATCGACGAACCGGGCGTACAACATGGCGTGTGCGCAGGTGCCCCAGCAAGGGCACGACGAGATGCTTGCGTCGGCGGCCACGGCCGCCCTGTACGCGGGGCAGCGCGGGACTGCGGAGATCCTCGCCCGTGCGGCCGCCGCCTCGCTCCCCGACACTGTGCCGGTTATAGAAGCGCAGGCCATGATCCTGGACAGTGACTGTCCGCGGGCTGTGGCGGTCATCCGGACGGTCGGTGACCGCGGCCTGCGGGCACAGCTGCTGGCGGACGCTGCTTCGGCCATGGCTGAGGACGGGCACACCGATGCGGTCCTCGTTGCCGAGGAAGCCCTCGCCGAAGCCCTCGTGGAGGGAGGACAACGTGCGCTCATCTCAGCTGCTCTCGCCATCGCCTACGCCGGTGAACCCAGGCGGGCAGGCGAGATCTGCCGATCGCTGTCCGACCCGTTCGACCGAATGACTTCCCTGGCTCGCGTCGCAGCGGTGCTGGCCACTTCCGGCGAGGTCGGCGAAGCCGTGGACCTGGCTCACGAGTCCGCTGCCCTCGCGGACAAGGTGACCGCGGACAACCAGCGCGCCGATGGTCTCACCATGGCCGCAGTGGCTCTGGCTCTGGCCCGCCAGCACCAGTCGGCTGTTGAGTTGCTGGCTCCCCTCAGGTCGGCTGTGGCTCGGGAAGAGGCTGCGGCGAACATGGTGAGAGGCCTGGCGGAAACGTCGGATGATCTCCAGCGGCCCACCGAACTGGCCCACAGCCTGTGCTCTCCCCGCAGCCGGAGCCGGGCGTTGGCGTACCTGGCGGCAGCCCACCTCGCGGCCGGAGACCGTGCGCGGGCTCAGGCCTTGGCGCAGGAGGCGTCGGACGTGACCCGGGAGAACACCGGGTGGGGCAACTTCCATCACGTCGCTCAACTGGCCACAGTCCTGGCGCAGGCGGAGGCGCCGGGCCTTGCCGTCGAGGCCGCCCGGAAGATCGACGAACCGGACAGACAGTCCATGGCCCTAAAGCAGGCAGCCGGCGCTGCAGCTTCCGACAAGCCGGACCATGGCGCGGACATCGCCCGCGCGATCGAGGACCCCTGGCGCCGAGCGCAAGCGCTCGGCTGGGTGGCAACTGCAGCGGCCCGAGGCGGTTGTACGGGCCTGGCGGCCAGCCTGATCCAGGAGATGCGAGAGATCGAGAGCGGTCTACCTCCAGCGGGCCTCGTTTCGAGCGATCACCGGACAGCGGCCCTTGCCGCACTTGCCAAGGCCTTCACCGAGGACGGCCAGGACGACGCGGCGGATGCCGTAGCCGACACCGTAAAACAGAACGGGAGCCGGGCGGCGGTCCTCGCGGCCATCGCCGGGAGTCTCGCCGAGCGCGGAGAGGACGACAAAGCACTCTCGCTCGTGGGCCACTTGGTGACATCTCCGCGTGCTGCGCGCCTTACCGCGCCGATCGCCACTGCATGGGCGAAAGCCGGAGCCACTCCACGCGCACTGGCTGCCCTTGATCTCCTGCCACGTGCGGCGGACCAGGCGGAGGCACTGGCGCTGACCGCGAAGTCCCTGGCCGGGGCGGACGGCATCGTACGGGACTCGGTCCTGGCCCGTCACGCCCACGCCCTGGCCGACGTTCTGAGCAGCCCGGGTTGGACCGACCGTGCGCTGTCAGAACAGGTGGGACTGCTGCT harbors:
- a CDS encoding pirin family protein, encoding MSNLDREAVPALCGGRGFVVAEPVRELLSPRRVKLGESTEVRRLLPNLGRRMVGAWCFVDHYGPDDIADEPGMQVPPHPHMGLQTVSWLHEGEVLHRDSTGSLQTIRPRELGLMTSGRAISHSEESPKSHARFLHGAQLWVALPDGHRHTDPHFEHHAELPVVTAPGLQATLILGTVDGTTSPGTTYTPIVGADLALASGTDVRLPLEPDFEYAVLSMSGEAHVDGVPVLPGSMLYLGCGRTELPLRAESDAALMLLGGEPFEEELIMWWNFIGRSNEDIAQARSDWMAGSRFGEVVGYDGAPLPAPELPPVPLKPRGRVR